CTCAATATATAAAAAAATAACTCAAAATACTCATTAAATAAAGTATATCAACAAATTTTTAATTACTAAAAGTCAAAATACCCAGATTATATATCACCAAAAAAACCTCCAATAATTTTGTAAACGTTAATATCATGAACTATAGAAAGGTTTCTTTCTGGAAACTTTTCTCTCAACTTTTCACTAAAAACCTCAATACCCCTTTCTATAACCCTATTATTAAATTTTATATCAACTACATCAAGAGTTATTATTTCAATGATGATTAAATATCCCCTTCCAAATTTAGAACCATACCCAAGGGTAAAAGAAGTAGTAACACGAAAAAGTCCATCCAAAAGTCCATTGGCTGCCTTACCTCTCGATAGCCTGTTTGGATGCACTTCATAAGAATTACCAAACTCATCTTCAAGAACACAATCAACATAAAGACAAATATTAAACAACTCATTTTCAAATTCCTCAAATCTTGATATACCCATTTAAAATTCTACTATTGTTTTTCCAACTCCCCCATCACTTGGATGAGCAAAATAATATTTCTTAATAAACTTTACATTTTTTAAGAATGAATGTACTCCTTTCACAAGAAGACCCTCTCCTTTGCCATGAATGATTTCAAATCTGCAAACATTTTTCAATAAAATATTATCTATCTTCCTATTTAAAAAGTCTATAGCCTCAAACACTCTCATTCCTCTAATATCAATAGTTAAGTTCAACTCATCATCTTGACCTTCAAAAGAAAAGCTAAAATTTTTCTTATAACCATTTTTAGAATTCTTATTATCAAATATTTTCTCTAAATTAGAAGATGAAACTGTAATATTAAAAACACCAGTATTTACAATAAATCCTTTCTTAGTAACTCCTATTATTTCTCCTGAAGAATTTGAACCAGACACTCTAACCTTGTCACCAACTTTAAACTCAACCCCAACATTAGTAACAACCTCTTGATTAAGCAATTTAATTTTAATAGCCTTGGCAGTTATATTATCCATAATATTAGCTATAAATTCCTTGTTCTTAACAGTACAAATACTTCCCTCTCTGACCTCTCTAACCAAATTTTCTAAAATTTTTCTTGAGCCTTTTAAAAACTCTTTTTGCTCATTTATAAGTCTCTCCTCTAAATCCCTTTCTTTTAAAATAATATTATTCCGAATATTATTAATCTCAATTTCCTTAAGTTCAATAAGATGAAGCTTATCTTTCAATTTCTCTTCAAGTAAATGTATTTCTCTCTCCTTATCTGAAAGCCTTTCCAATATTTCATTAACTTCTGTCTTATTAGATGAATAAATCTCTTTTGCTTTAAGTAATATTTCAGGACTAATAGACGCATTATTTGCAACACTAAAAGCAAAACTTTCACCTGGAACAGAAAAGATTAAATTATAATTAGGTTCCATTTTATCTAAATCCATCTGCATAGAAGCATTAATCACAAATTCATGAGTGTATGCAAAATATTTAAGAGCATTGTAATGAGTTGAGACAATAACAAAAGAGCCAATATTCATTAAATGCTCAAGAATAGCCACAGCCAGTGCCTGTCCTTGTTCAATATCAGTACCTGAACAAAATTCATCAAATATTAAAAGACTATCTCTTGTTGCACACTTTAAAATATAAGCAATGTTATTCATATGACTTGAAAAAGTTGAGAGTGAATTTGCAATTGATTGATTATCGCCAATATCAACTAAAATATTATCAAAAATCTTAAAAGTACTAGACTCATCAACTGGAATAGGAATTCCAAATTGAAGCATGGCACTCAAAAGAGCAACTGTCTTTAAAGTTGCCGTCTTTCCACCAGCATTAGGCCCTGTAATAATTACAGCTCTATTATTTAAAGGACAAAAACTTACAGATTTTGCATTCTGTATCAAAGGATGACGAGCATTAACAATATTAAGATTACTACCAAACTTAGGAAATATTCCTTGACTTTTTATTCCGTAAACTGCTCTGACCCTTAGAGAATCATAATATAAAAAATTATTATAAAGAGTTTCTAAAAGAAGAATATGTTGCCGAATCTTATCTGAAAGTTCTTGCAAAATTCTTAAAACCACACGTGTCTTTTCAAAACTCAAAAAACACAATTTATCATTTTCACTTATTATCTCATCTGGTTCAACATAAAATGTTTGCCCAGAGGATGACATAGACACAATATTACACTTGATTTTATTCTTAAAACTAGATTTAAGCGCAATAGTATATTTACCTGATTTGTAATAAATAAGTGTAGAGGTTAAATATTCTGAATTTAAACCTATTATCTGCTTAATCTTCTTCTCAATCTTCTTACTTAAATTTTTGATTTCAAAATCAATCTCATCATACTCCTTAACAACACCTAGTTTTATTTTAAGTTCATCAACATCAATATACATGCATAAAGTTTCTAATAAATGCTCCAAACTTGAATCCACAAATAGTAATTCCCTTAAAGTTTTAACTTCACTTTGAACTTTGAACTCATTTCTATCTAAAAAAAACACTATTTTCAAAACTTCCCTTAGAAAGACAATAATATTTTTAATCTCTTCAATAGAAACTCTTGAGTTTTCCTTAATAAGTAAAGCAATAGAATCACTTATACTCTCAAGACAAGAACTTGGATATTCATCATAAACTTCAATAAGATTTTTAATCAACTGAACACAAAGACATATTCTATTAACTTCTTCCTCGGTCTTCCATATTTGCTGCTTACTTAGAAGATTAACAGTATCTGAAATAGCTACATAAGAAGAAACTGAAGATAAAATTTGATAAAAATCAATTTTTTCCAAGTATATCTCTTGCATAACTTTTATATCTCTTAAGTTCATTTACAATCTTTAAATAACTATTGTACCTAATTTCTGAAATTGTAAAGCCAATTTGACTTATTATAAAACAATTTGGTTCATTTATATGCACACAAGAATTAAATTTACATAAATCATTTAAATCTTTAAATTCCCTAAAATAACATCTAAGTTTGAGATACTCTAAGCTTTCAATGCCAAACTCCTTTATACCAGGAGTATCAATTACCACCCCATTAGAAGAATGAAAAGCCATAGCATAAACTGTAGTATGTCTACCCCTTGCATATTTATAAGATATCTCATTTATGACCTGTGCTGCATTCAAATCTATTATATTTATAAGAGACGACTTGCCAACCCCAGACTGCCCAATAAAAGACGCTCTTGAATTCTTAATAATTTCTCTTATTTCCTCAATACCCTGAAAAGTAATAGCAGAAGTCTTAATAACCCTATAACCTAAATTTTCATAAATTTTAATAAAAGCATCAACTTTAGTACTTATACCCTCATCAACCTTATTTATCAAAATAATAGGAGTGATTCCCTGTTCCTCAGCAACTATTAATACTCTATCAATAAACGAATTTTTAATCTCAGGAAGATTAGCAGAACTAACAATTAAAACATTATCGATATTTGAAACAATAACCTGCCTAAGAGAAGCCTTTTTATTATAACGCCAAAGCACATTCTTGCGTTCTAATCTCTCTTTAATATATACTTTGCATTCATCATAAATATCCCCACAAACAAAATCACCAGTAACTAAAGGACTATACTCTTTATCCTGAGTATTTAAAATCTTACCCTTAATAACTCCCTCATAAATTAAACCGGTATTAACTTCAGCAATAGAATAGATATTATTAACACCCCATAGGACCTCAAATCTAAAATTATTCAATCGATTATTCCTTTAAAATGCAAA
The DNA window shown above is from Borrelia anserina Es and carries:
- a CDS encoding endonuclease MutS2, which codes for MQEIYLEKIDFYQILSSVSSYVAISDTVNLLSKQQIWKTEEEVNRICLCVQLIKNLIEVYDEYPSSCLESISDSIALLIKENSRVSIEEIKNIIVFLREVLKIVFFLDRNEFKVQSEVKTLRELLFVDSSLEHLLETLCMYIDVDELKIKLGVVKEYDEIDFEIKNLSKKIEKKIKQIIGLNSEYLTSTLIYYKSGKYTIALKSSFKNKIKCNIVSMSSSGQTFYVEPDEIISENDKLCFLSFEKTRVVLRILQELSDKIRQHILLLETLYNNFLYYDSLRVRAVYGIKSQGIFPKFGSNLNIVNARHPLIQNAKSVSFCPLNNRAVIITGPNAGGKTATLKTVALLSAMLQFGIPIPVDESSTFKIFDNILVDIGDNQSIANSLSTFSSHMNNIAYILKCATRDSLLIFDEFCSGTDIEQGQALAVAILEHLMNIGSFVIVSTHYNALKYFAYTHEFVINASMQMDLDKMEPNYNLIFSVPGESFAFSVANNASISPEILLKAKEIYSSNKTEVNEILERLSDKEREIHLLEEKLKDKLHLIELKEIEINNIRNNIILKERDLEERLINEQKEFLKGSRKILENLVREVREGSICTVKNKEFIANIMDNITAKAIKIKLLNQEVVTNVGVEFKVGDKVRVSGSNSSGEIIGVTKKGFIVNTGVFNITVSSSNLEKIFDNKNSKNGYKKNFSFSFEGQDDELNLTIDIRGMRVFEAIDFLNRKIDNILLKNVCRFEIIHGKGEGLLVKGVHSFLKNVKFIKKYYFAHPSDGGVGKTIVEF
- the rsgA gene encoding ribosome small subunit-dependent GTPase A — translated: MNNFRFEVLWGVNNIYSIAEVNTGLIYEGVIKGKILNTQDKEYSPLVTGDFVCGDIYDECKVYIKERLERKNVLWRYNKKASLRQVIVSNIDNVLIVSSANLPEIKNSFIDRVLIVAEEQGITPIILINKVDEGISTKVDAFIKIYENLGYRVIKTSAITFQGIEEIREIIKNSRASFIGQSGVGKSSLINIIDLNAAQVINEISYKYARGRHTTVYAMAFHSSNGVVIDTPGIKEFGIESLEYLKLRCYFREFKDLNDLCKFNSCVHINEPNCFIISQIGFTISEIRYNSYLKIVNELKRYKSYARDILGKN